From a region of the Canis lupus dingo isolate Sandy chromosome 5, ASM325472v2, whole genome shotgun sequence genome:
- the TNFRSF14 gene encoding tumor necrosis factor receptor superfamily member 14 isoform X1: MGPLRGWELPPWSQAPKADALSQALYLLLLGSLPWALATAPCKEEEYPVGSECCPKCSPGYRVKEACGELTGTVCAPCDPGTYTAHLNGLSECLQCRMCDPAMALVTRQKCSRTENTVCACAQGHFCISENEDDCVECRPHTPCKPGQRVVARGTEQRDTMCEDCPPGTFSPNGTLEQCQPWTMCSGPFQREAHAGTSSSDVTCSSWGPPLMSSFLGIFVLLVLISLCFWMKRRRQHERSTKPRTFQQVPQAPPDVTTVAMEETASMPPAGV; encoded by the exons ATGGGGCCTCTTCGAGGCTGGGAGCTGCCCCCCTGGAGCCAGGCCCCCAAGGCTGATGCCCTGAGCCAG GCCCTGtacctcctcctcctggggtCCCTCCCCTGGGCTCTGGCCACGGCCCCTTGCAAAGAGGAAGAGTATCCGGTGGGGTCCGAGTGCTGTCCCAAATGCAGCCCAG GTTACCGGGTGAAGGAGGCCTGTGGGGAGCTGACTGGCACGGTCTGTGCTCCCTGTGACCCGGGGACCTACACGGCCCACCTCAATGGCCTGAGCGAGTGTCTGCAGTGCCGAATGTGTGACCCAG CCATGGCCCTGGTGACCAGGCAGAAATGCTCCAGAACAGAGAATACTGTGTGCGCCTGTGCCCAGGGCCACTTCTGCATCAGTGAGAACGAGGACGACTGTGTGGAGTGCCGTCCCCACACGCCCTGCAAACCTGGACAGAGGGTAGTGGCCAGAG GCACTGAGCAGAGGGACACGATGTGTGAAGACTGCCCTCCCGGGACCTTCTCACCCAATGGGACCCTGGAGCAGTGCCAGCCCTGGACCAT GTGCAGCGGCCCTTTTCAGCGGGAAGCACATGCTGGGACCAGCAGCTCCGATGTCACATGCTCCTCCTGGGGCCCTCCCCTTATGAGCAGTTTCCTTGGTATATTTGTGCTCCTTGTCCTCATAAGCCTCTGCTTTTGGATGAAACGTAGAAGGCAGCATG AGAGATCCACCAAGCCAAGAACCTTTCAACAG GTCCCGCAGGCCCCACCGGACGTCACCACAGTGGCCATGGAGGAGACAGCATCCATGCCCCCTGCGGGGGTATGA
- the TNFRSF14 gene encoding tumor necrosis factor receptor superfamily member 14 isoform X3, with protein MGPLRGWELPPWSQAPKADALSQALYLLLLGSLPWALATAPCKEEEYPVGSECCPKCSPGYRVKEACGELTGTVCAPCDPGTYTAHLNGLSECLQCRMCDPGTEQRDTMCEDCPPGTFSPNGTLEQCQPWTMCSGPFQREAHAGTSSSDVTCSSWGPPLMSSFLGIFVLLVLISLCFWMKRRRQHERSTKPRTFQQVPQAPPDVTTVAMEETASMPPAGV; from the exons ATGGGGCCTCTTCGAGGCTGGGAGCTGCCCCCCTGGAGCCAGGCCCCCAAGGCTGATGCCCTGAGCCAG GCCCTGtacctcctcctcctggggtCCCTCCCCTGGGCTCTGGCCACGGCCCCTTGCAAAGAGGAAGAGTATCCGGTGGGGTCCGAGTGCTGTCCCAAATGCAGCCCAG GTTACCGGGTGAAGGAGGCCTGTGGGGAGCTGACTGGCACGGTCTGTGCTCCCTGTGACCCGGGGACCTACACGGCCCACCTCAATGGCCTGAGCGAGTGTCTGCAGTGCCGAATGTGTGACCCAG GCACTGAGCAGAGGGACACGATGTGTGAAGACTGCCCTCCCGGGACCTTCTCACCCAATGGGACCCTGGAGCAGTGCCAGCCCTGGACCAT GTGCAGCGGCCCTTTTCAGCGGGAAGCACATGCTGGGACCAGCAGCTCCGATGTCACATGCTCCTCCTGGGGCCCTCCCCTTATGAGCAGTTTCCTTGGTATATTTGTGCTCCTTGTCCTCATAAGCCTCTGCTTTTGGATGAAACGTAGAAGGCAGCATG AGAGATCCACCAAGCCAAGAACCTTTCAACAG GTCCCGCAGGCCCCACCGGACGTCACCACAGTGGCCATGGAGGAGACAGCATCCATGCCCCCTGCGGGGGTATGA
- the TNFRSF14 gene encoding tumor necrosis factor receptor superfamily member 14 isoform X2: MGPLRGWELPPWSQAPKADALSQALYLLLLGSLPWALATAPCKEEEYPVGSECCPKCSPGYRVKEACGELTGTVCAPCDPGTYTAHLNGLSECLQCRMCDPAMALVTRQKCSRTENTVCACAQGHFCISENEDDCVECRPHTPCKPGQRVVARGTEQRDTMCEDCPPGTFSPNGTLEQCQPWTMCSGPFQREAHAGTSSSDVTCSSWGPPLMSSFLGIFVLLVLISLCFWMKRRRQHERSTKPRTFQQVLLVISLALTHWR; encoded by the exons ATGGGGCCTCTTCGAGGCTGGGAGCTGCCCCCCTGGAGCCAGGCCCCCAAGGCTGATGCCCTGAGCCAG GCCCTGtacctcctcctcctggggtCCCTCCCCTGGGCTCTGGCCACGGCCCCTTGCAAAGAGGAAGAGTATCCGGTGGGGTCCGAGTGCTGTCCCAAATGCAGCCCAG GTTACCGGGTGAAGGAGGCCTGTGGGGAGCTGACTGGCACGGTCTGTGCTCCCTGTGACCCGGGGACCTACACGGCCCACCTCAATGGCCTGAGCGAGTGTCTGCAGTGCCGAATGTGTGACCCAG CCATGGCCCTGGTGACCAGGCAGAAATGCTCCAGAACAGAGAATACTGTGTGCGCCTGTGCCCAGGGCCACTTCTGCATCAGTGAGAACGAGGACGACTGTGTGGAGTGCCGTCCCCACACGCCCTGCAAACCTGGACAGAGGGTAGTGGCCAGAG GCACTGAGCAGAGGGACACGATGTGTGAAGACTGCCCTCCCGGGACCTTCTCACCCAATGGGACCCTGGAGCAGTGCCAGCCCTGGACCAT GTGCAGCGGCCCTTTTCAGCGGGAAGCACATGCTGGGACCAGCAGCTCCGATGTCACATGCTCCTCCTGGGGCCCTCCCCTTATGAGCAGTTTCCTTGGTATATTTGTGCTCCTTGTCCTCATAAGCCTCTGCTTTTGGATGAAACGTAGAAGGCAGCATG AGAGATCCACCAAGCCAAGAACCTTTCAACAGGTATTACTGGTCATCTCACTCGCCCTGACCCACTGGAGGTGA